A stretch of the Chlorobiota bacterium genome encodes the following:
- the atpH gene encoding ATP synthase F1 subunit delta, with the protein MGRVALRYAKAIFELAQSENNIDKVTSDFILLKETLDNSHDLKLFLTSPIIDLSKKESILIEIFSGKISILTENFLKLLSKKGRSNELPNVIISYQSLLDDKNNTINAVITTAFDMSDSQKLDVVNKLNIIIGKSIRATYKIDEKIIGGFQAKIGDKLIDASIVSHLNKLRQVFIN; encoded by the coding sequence GTGGGAAGAGTAGCATTACGGTACGCAAAAGCGATTTTTGAATTGGCTCAAAGTGAGAATAATATTGATAAAGTTACAAGCGATTTCATCCTCTTAAAAGAAACGCTTGATAACTCCCATGACTTAAAGTTATTTCTTACCTCCCCAATTATAGATTTATCAAAAAAGGAAAGTATCTTAATTGAAATATTTAGTGGTAAAATTTCTATTTTAACAGAAAATTTTTTAAAATTACTTTCAAAGAAAGGTCGTTCAAATGAACTACCAAATGTTATTATCTCTTATCAATCTTTGCTTGATGATAAGAACAATACCATTAATGCAGTTATTACAACTGCTTTTGATATGAGTGATTCTCAAAAATTAGATGTTGTAAATAAATTAAATATTATAATTGGTAAAAGTATAAGAGCTACATATAAAATTGATGAAAAAATAATTGGTGGGTTTCAAGCTAAAATTGGAGATAAATTAATAGATGCTTCTATTGTAAGTCATCTAAATAAATTAAGACAAGTTTTTATAAATTAA
- the atpF gene encoding F0F1 ATP synthase subunit B: MLDINTGPILWTILNFLILVALLYKVAWKPITTALSNRESAINDALNRAEAAKAEAARISEDNKLTLAKMSEEQQKLMRDAREQAERLQSESLIKAQEESQKMINQAAKEIAQSKQQALNELKTEVSSLAIGAAEKILKETLDSEKQKRVVEQYLKEVN, encoded by the coding sequence ATGTTAGACATAAATACAGGTCCAATTTTATGGACAATTCTAAATTTTTTAATTCTCGTTGCACTATTATACAAAGTTGCTTGGAAACCAATAACAACCGCTTTGAGTAACCGTGAATCGGCAATTAATGATGCCTTAAATAGGGCAGAAGCTGCTAAAGCTGAAGCTGCCAGAATTTCAGAAGATAATAAATTGACTCTAGCAAAAATGAGTGAAGAGCAACAGAAATTGATGCGTGATGCACGTGAACAAGCTGAAAGACTCCAATCTGAATCACTAATTAAGGCTCAAGAAGAATCTCAAAAAATGATTAATCAAGCAGCTAAAGAAATTGCTCAAAGTAAGCAACAAGCTTTAAATGAACTTAAAACAGAAGTTTCGAGCTTAGCAATAGGCGCTGCTGAAAAGATACTTAAAGAAACATTAGATTCGGAAAAACAGAAAAGAGTTGTTGAGCAATATTTAAAAGAAGTTAATTAA
- the atpE gene encoding ATP synthase F0 subunit C: MLDPRVLAYLAAGVGAGITVFGAANGIGRLASAALEAIGRQPEATADIRTTMIIAAALIEGVALFAEVICILLATK, encoded by the coding sequence ATGTTAGATCCAAGAGTATTAGCTTATCTTGCAGCAGGCGTAGGAGCCGGCATAACAGTTTTCGGAGCAGCAAATGGAATTGGCAGGTTGGCTTCTGCAGCTTTAGAAGCAATTGGTCGTCAGCCAGAAGCAACAGCAGATATTAGAACAACAATGATTATTGCAGCAGCTCTTATTGAGGGTGTTGCTTTATTCGCAGAGGTTATTTGTATTCTTCTTGCTACTAAGTAA